One Lentimicrobiaceae bacterium genomic window carries:
- a CDS encoding YceI family protein, producing the protein MATKTKWTIDPSHTEIAFQVKHLMISNVKGVFSQFNGEVLTDDVDFSTAEINFNLNPATINTGNSDRDTHLKSPDFFDVEQFDQISFHSQSMKKVADDVYLLSGDLQIKGIARSVELKVEFGGLMTDPWGNTKAGFSLSGKINRKDWGLNWNAALETGGVLVSEEVKIVSEVQLMKVS; encoded by the coding sequence ATGGCAACAAAAACAAAATGGACAATTGATCCATCGCACACTGAAATAGCATTTCAAGTAAAGCACCTGATGATTTCAAATGTAAAAGGTGTATTCAGTCAATTTAACGGTGAAGTATTAACAGATGATGTCGACTTTTCAACTGCTGAAATTAATTTCAACCTGAATCCTGCCACCATCAATACCGGAAACAGTGACCGTGACACTCACCTGAAAAGCCCCGATTTTTTTGATGTTGAGCAGTTCGACCAGATTTCTTTTCATTCGCAGTCAATGAAAAAAGTGGCTGATGATGTTTATCTTTTATCCGGTGATTTGCAAATAAAGGGAATTGCCAGGAGCGTTGAACTGAAGGTTGAATTTGGAGGGTTAATGACTGATCCATGGGGGAACACAAAGGCTGGTTTCAGCCTGTCGGGAAAAATTAATCGAAAAGATTGGGGATTAAACTGGAATGCTGCCCTTGAAACGGGAGGAGTATTGGTAAGTGAAGAGGTTAAGATAGTTTCGGAAGTTCAATTGATGAAAGTAAGCTGA
- a CDS encoding pirin family protein: MKNTIIHKAATRGNANHGWLRSSHTFSFAQYYNPDRMHFGALRVLNDDYVEAGQGFGTHPHDNMEIISIPLEGDLEHRDSMGNLAVIKKGDIQVMSAGKGITHSEYNRNKDKPVKFLQIWVIPNQRNVEPRYDQISLNPEDRHNRLQQILSPDKEDEGVWIYQDAWFHLGKFDKDFLIRYQLKKPGNGVYAFIINGDVSIDGTELKERDGLGMTDIHEFLIRANTQDAEILLMELPLKF, encoded by the coding sequence ATGAAAAATACAATTATACACAAAGCTGCCACGCGTGGTAATGCAAATCACGGATGGCTGCGCAGCAGTCACACCTTCAGCTTTGCACAATATTACAACCCTGACCGCATGCACTTCGGGGCCCTGAGGGTTTTAAATGATGACTATGTTGAGGCTGGTCAGGGCTTTGGAACTCATCCGCATGACAATATGGAAATTATTTCTATTCCACTCGAAGGTGATTTGGAACACCGCGACAGCATGGGAAATCTTGCTGTTATCAAAAAAGGTGATATCCAGGTAATGAGTGCCGGAAAAGGAATTACACATAGTGAATATAACAGAAACAAGGACAAGCCAGTAAAATTTCTTCAAATTTGGGTGATTCCAAATCAACGAAATGTTGAGCCCAGGTATGATCAGATTTCATTAAACCCGGAAGACAGGCATAACCGGCTTCAGCAAATTCTATCTCCTGATAAAGAGGATGAGGGTGTCTGGATTTATCAGGATGCATGGTTTCATCTTGGGAAATTCGACAAAGATTTCTTAATCAGATATCAGTTAAAAAAGCCCGGAAATGGCGTTTATGCTTTCATTATTAATGGAGATGTAAGCATTGACGGGACTGAACTTAAAGAACGCGACGGATTGGGAATGACAGATATACATGAATTTCTCATCAGGGCCAATACGCAGGATGCTGAAATCTTACTGATGGAGTTGCCTTTAAAGTTTTGA
- the ygiD gene encoding 4,5-DOPA dioxygenase extradiol has translation MELKALYKAAGTYKDSERLPVLFLGHGSPLNAIEINEFSSGWRAMAETMPLPVAILCISAHWETHGTYVTAMEKPRTIHDFGGFKQDLYEVQYPADGSPDLAKEIKALVSATAIELDNSWGLDHGSWSVLRHLFPLAGIPVVQLSLDYRKTPLQHYNLAKELAMLRQKGVLIIGSGNIVHNLRLIDWNRSDEGYDWAIETDSRVRQLILAHDHHSLINYSKAGSAFNMAVPTPEHYLPLLYAIGLKGEKEEASFFNTKTIMGSISMTSVRIG, from the coding sequence ATGGAATTGAAAGCACTATATAAAGCCGCCGGAACTTACAAAGATTCAGAAAGATTGCCGGTATTATTCCTGGGACACGGGAGTCCTTTGAACGCCATTGAAATAAATGAATTTTCTTCAGGTTGGAGGGCTATGGCCGAAACCATGCCTTTGCCTGTAGCAATTCTTTGTATTTCAGCACACTGGGAAACTCACGGAACGTATGTTACTGCCATGGAAAAGCCTCGTACCATTCATGATTTTGGTGGTTTTAAGCAGGATTTATATGAAGTACAATATCCGGCTGATGGCAGTCCTGATTTGGCTAAGGAAATCAAGGCTTTAGTATCGGCAACTGCAATAGAGCTTGACAATTCATGGGGGCTTGACCATGGCTCCTGGAGTGTCCTCAGACATTTATTCCCTCTCGCAGGTATTCCGGTTGTTCAACTCAGTCTTGACTATCGTAAAACACCTTTGCAGCATTATAATCTGGCAAAAGAATTAGCAATGCTTCGCCAAAAAGGTGTGCTGATTATTGGCAGTGGCAACATTGTGCATAATCTGCGTTTGATAGATTGGAACCGGTCTGATGAAGGTTATGACTGGGCCATTGAGACTGATAGCAGGGTCAGGCAATTGATTTTGGCACATGATCATCACTCGTTGATAAATTATAGCAAAGCCGGCAGTGCTTTTAATATGGCGGTTCCTACTCCGGAACATTACCTGCCATTGCTATATGCCATCGGGCTTAAAGGCGAAAAGGAAGAAGCTTCTTTCTTCAACACCAAAACCATCATGGGGTCAATCTCAATGACCTCTGTAAGAATTGGTTAA
- a CDS encoding tRNA-dihydrouridine synthase family protein, with translation MNDQTKIYFAPFQGITTHVFRGVYARHFQGVDKLYTPYFANFAAGCSLSPAKLKALKQQFENGIEVIPQVLSKSADEIVWLAQCCEEMGFRELNWNIGCPYPQVANKKRGSGILPYPEMVDEILQKVMQEVKIAFSIKCRLGYLSASEMDHLIPVFNRYPIRELTIHARIGKQLYTGHPDWDSFSAAASLIKAPLVYNGDIFSADDFNLFHERFSEIQLIMLGRGLLSDPLLPARIKGILLPNDHRELIRRFIDDLYFTYRKERDDNPSVLNAMKEYWAYLAESFDEPVKVFRKIRKARHFNDYEDAVNRVFDQHELKR, from the coding sequence ATGAATGATCAAACAAAAATTTACTTTGCCCCTTTTCAGGGCATTACTACTCACGTTTTTCGAGGTGTTTATGCCCGTCATTTTCAGGGTGTTGACAAGCTTTACACGCCGTATTTTGCCAACTTTGCCGCTGGATGCAGTTTGTCGCCGGCAAAATTAAAGGCGCTGAAGCAACAGTTTGAAAACGGAATTGAAGTCATTCCTCAGGTGCTCAGCAAAAGTGCTGATGAAATTGTATGGCTGGCTCAATGCTGCGAAGAGATGGGTTTCAGGGAACTTAACTGGAATATCGGATGCCCTTACCCTCAGGTAGCAAATAAAAAAAGAGGTTCGGGCATACTTCCTTACCCCGAAATGGTTGATGAAATTCTGCAAAAGGTTATGCAGGAAGTGAAAATTGCATTTTCGATAAAATGCCGTTTAGGGTATCTTTCCGCTTCAGAGATGGATCATCTGATTCCGGTTTTTAACCGTTATCCCATTCGTGAACTTACTATTCATGCCCGCATTGGCAAACAGTTGTACACCGGACATCCTGATTGGGATTCCTTTTCAGCTGCAGCCTCCCTGATAAAGGCACCCCTGGTTTATAATGGCGATATTTTCAGTGCTGATGATTTCAATCTTTTTCACGAACGATTTTCAGAAATACAGCTGATAATGCTTGGACGGGGGCTCCTCTCCGACCCCCTGCTCCCTGCCCGGATAAAAGGAATATTATTGCCAAATGATCACCGCGAGCTTATCCGCCGGTTTATTGACGATCTTTATTTTACTTATCGCAAAGAAAGAGACGACAACCCATCTGTCTTAAATGCCATGAAAGAATATTGGGCATACCTGGCCGAATCTTTTGATGAACCGGTTAAAGTTTTCAGAAAAATAAGAAAAGCCAGGCATTTTAATGATTATGAAGATGCAGTAAACCGGGTGTTTGATCAGCATGAGCTGAAACGATAA
- a CDS encoding cold shock domain-containing protein has translation MARSQQTWNKQENEKKKQKKKKEKAAKKVERASNSKDGNSLDDMIAYVDEYGRITSTPPDPTVKKEVIKAEDIEIGVRKQDPADQVEEFRTGIVSFFNESKGYGFIKDLNTQESIFVHINGLTESIKENNKVTFKVERSPKGLSAFEVKLVR, from the coding sequence ATGGCAAGATCACAGCAAACGTGGAATAAGCAGGAAAACGAAAAGAAAAAGCAGAAGAAGAAAAAGGAAAAAGCAGCAAAAAAAGTTGAAAGAGCTTCCAATTCAAAAGACGGCAACAGTCTTGATGATATGATAGCTTATGTAGATGAATACGGGCGCATCACTTCTACACCTCCCGATCCAACAGTAAAAAAGGAAGTCATTAAGGCCGAAGACATTGAGATTGGCGTAAGAAAACAGGATCCTGCCGACCAGGTTGAGGAGTTCAGAACAGGAATTGTCAGTTTCTTCAACGAATCAAAAGGATATGGTTTTATTAAAGACCTGAACACTCAGGAAAGTATATTTGTACATATCAACGGGCTTACCGAAAGCATCAAGGAAAATAACAAGGTTACTTTTAAGGTGGAAAGAAGCCCTAAAGGGCTCAGCGCCTTTGAGGTTAAATTAGTCAGATAA